The DNA region GCAAGCCACTACCTGGGCGAAGAGGAAACCGTGGCAGCAGTCAAATGCGACCTGCACAGCGCGCCCGTTTCGGACAAAATGCGGGCTTTGCTCATCCTTGCCTCGAGTGTGCAGAAAGGCGGAAAGCACGTCACCGCCGAACAAGTGGCTGCTGCTCGGGAAAAAGGCGCGACGGACCGCGACATACACGATACCGTACTCATCGCAGCAGCATTCTGCATGTTCAATCGCTATGTGGACGGCTTGGCCACCTGGGCACCGGAGGACCCGGAATTTTACCGGCATCGGGGAGCAAAAGTGGCTGAATTGGGTTATCGAAGCGAGCCA from Saprospiraceae bacterium includes:
- a CDS encoding peroxidase-related enzyme (This protein belongs to a clade of uncharacterized proteins related to peroxidases such as the alkylhydroperoxidase AhpD.), whose product is MAHINLGNDLPGIRGPMAFSPHTAQPLNDFANALLATDEGLSRGERELIGAYVSHLNDCYFCQNIHGAVASHYLGEEETVAAVKCDLHSAPVSDKMRALLILASSVQKGGKHVTAEQVAAAREKGATDRDIHDTVLIAAAFCMFNRYVDGLATWAPEDPEFYRHRGAKVAELGYRSEPTGYMPA